One Algibacter sp. L3A6 genomic region harbors:
- a CDS encoding DUF3995 domain-containing protein, translating into MVAVLSLLLSIVFLVLAVIHFNWFSGGTFGFEASLPTKENGERVLNPKKMDSAIVGFALLAFCCFYFYKSGVATVYLPNWVMQYTGWIIALLFFIRAIGDFKYVGFFKSVKQTTFGTLDTTYYAPLCLVISSVGIIIEILN; encoded by the coding sequence ATGGTTGCTGTTTTATCCTTATTACTCAGTATTGTATTTCTTGTGCTCGCGGTTATTCATTTTAATTGGTTTTCTGGCGGAACATTTGGTTTTGAAGCCTCACTACCCACTAAAGAAAACGGCGAGCGGGTTTTAAACCCTAAAAAAATGGATAGTGCTATTGTTGGCTTTGCGCTATTAGCGTTTTGTTGTTTTTACTTTTATAAGTCGGGCGTAGCAACGGTTTATTTACCTAATTGGGTTATGCAGTACACGGGCTGGATTATAGCATTGTTGTTTTTTATTCGTGCTATTGGCGATTTTAAATATGTAGGCTTTTTTAAGAGCGTAAAACAGACTACTTTTGGCACCCTGGATACAACCTATTATGCACCGTTGTGTTTAGTTATTAGTAGTGTTGGCATTATAATAGAAATTTTAAACTAG
- the rlmF gene encoding 23S rRNA (adenine(1618)-N(6))-methyltransferase RlmF, producing MKTTPNFHPKNKHKSGYDLEALCNVYPELKPFVFENRHQTVTIDFAKPKAVKALNTALLLKDYGIKFWEFPEENLCPPIPGRVDYLHHIAHLVKKANTETGVKILDIGTGASCIYPLLGYAEYNWEFVATDIDGASLKNAQRIIDKNKMGNAIKLRHQEDSAEIFNGILDEGETFAVSICNPPFFNSEEEADEATTKKLKNLGKKTDKIVRNFSGTNNELCYKGGEKAFLHTYLYESSLNKESCKWFTTLVSKKDLIKGMQKSLTKLGATEVKVINMGQGNKVSRILAWTF from the coding sequence ATCAAAACAACTCCAAATTTTCATCCAAAAAATAAGCATAAATCGGGTTACGATTTAGAGGCTTTATGTAATGTATATCCAGAATTAAAGCCCTTTGTTTTCGAAAACAGACACCAAACGGTAACTATAGATTTTGCTAAACCTAAGGCTGTAAAAGCGCTTAATACGGCTTTATTGCTTAAAGATTACGGTATTAAGTTTTGGGAGTTTCCTGAGGAGAATTTATGTCCGCCAATTCCTGGTCGTGTAGATTATTTGCATCATATAGCACATTTAGTTAAAAAAGCAAACACAGAAACCGGCGTTAAAATATTAGATATTGGTACCGGTGCAAGTTGCATTTATCCACTTTTGGGCTATGCAGAATATAACTGGGAGTTTGTAGCTACAGATATTGACGGCGCTTCGTTAAAAAATGCGCAAAGAATAATAGATAAAAACAAGATGGGTAATGCTATTAAGCTGCGCCATCAAGAAGATAGTGCCGAAATTTTTAACGGTATTTTAGATGAAGGTGAGACTTTTGCAGTGTCTATATGTAATCCGCCCTTTTTTAATTCTGAAGAAGAAGCTGACGAAGCAACCACTAAAAAATTAAAGAATTTAGGTAAAAAGACAGATAAAATAGTCCGTAACTTTTCGGGTACCAATAACGAGCTTTGTTATAAAGGTGGTGAGAAAGCTTTTTTACATACCTATTTATATGAAAGCTCTTTGAATAAAGAAAGCTGCAAGTGGTTTACAACCTTAGTATCTAAAAAAGATTTAATAAAAGGAATGCAAAAATCGCTTACAAAACTAGGCGCTACAGAAGTTAAAGTAATTAATATGGGACAAGGAAACAAAGTGTCTCGTATTCTAGCTTGGACGTTTTAA
- a CDS encoding HAD family hydrolase, which translates to MLKAVIFDMDGVIIDSEPLHHAAYHKMFSDVGANVSSELYESYTGQSTLNVCKQVKDHFNLDETPEALVALKRKHYEYIFENDKDFDLIDGVLDLIKNYHANGLTLVLASSASMPSIERIFKRFNLNQYFKAKLSGADLKASKPHPEIFVKAAEASGFKASECMVIEDSTNGIKAANDAHIFCVGFDSVHSKNQDYTNANLKIEDFKTITFDKITTYF; encoded by the coding sequence ATGTTAAAAGCTGTAATTTTCGATATGGATGGAGTAATAATAGATAGCGAACCACTGCACCACGCTGCTTATCACAAAATGTTTAGCGATGTTGGCGCCAATGTTTCTAGTGAGCTATACGAATCTTACACCGGACAATCTACGCTTAACGTTTGCAAGCAAGTTAAAGATCATTTTAATTTAGATGAAACTCCAGAAGCTTTAGTAGCCTTAAAAAGAAAACATTACGAATACATTTTTGAAAACGATAAAGATTTCGATTTAATAGATGGCGTTTTAGATTTAATTAAAAACTACCATGCTAATGGGCTTACTCTGGTTTTAGCATCATCGGCATCTATGCCAAGTATTGAACGTATTTTTAAACGTTTCAATTTAAACCAATATTTTAAAGCCAAATTAAGTGGTGCCGATTTAAAAGCATCTAAACCACACCCAGAAATTTTTGTAAAAGCAGCCGAAGCATCCGGTTTTAAAGCATCGGAATGTATGGTTATTGAAGATTCTACCAACGGTATTAAAGCTGCAAACGATGCGCATATATTTTGCGTAGGTTTTGATAGTGTACACTCAAAAAACCAGGATTACACCAATGCTAACCTAAAAATTGAAGATTTTAAAACTATTACCTTCGATAAAATTACGACGTATTTCTAG
- a CDS encoding ZIP family metal transporter, translated as MNKFIFPVIAVILGVLIATITKNKKSWNMKLMLSFSGAFLLALTLFELLPEVYAHLDSKQTGLFIMIGILLQIVLELFSKGAEHGHVHIHKNETVFPWWLFVSLCLHSLLEGFPIHEHNDMVYGVLIHKIPIATLISMFLFQSSFSKPKIAVFLVIFALMTPLGTLISNTSNLTETFAHGINAVVIGMFFHISTTILFESSDGHKFNLSKFVAIILGVGIAYLI; from the coding sequence ATGAATAAATTTATATTTCCTGTAATTGCCGTTATTTTAGGTGTGCTAATAGCTACTATTACCAAGAATAAAAAGTCTTGGAATATGAAGCTTATGCTCTCTTTTAGTGGGGCTTTTTTATTGGCTTTAACCTTATTTGAATTATTACCTGAGGTCTATGCACATCTCGATTCTAAACAAACGGGATTGTTTATTATGATCGGGATTTTACTTCAAATTGTTTTGGAGTTGTTCTCTAAAGGTGCTGAGCACGGGCATGTACACATCCATAAAAACGAAACCGTTTTTCCTTGGTGGTTATTTGTAAGCTTGTGTTTGCACAGTTTATTAGAAGGTTTCCCGATACACGAGCATAACGATATGGTTTATGGTGTTTTAATACATAAAATACCTATTGCTACGCTTATAAGTATGTTTTTGTTTCAGTCGAGTTTTAGTAAACCAAAAATTGCTGTGTTTTTAGTGATTTTTGCATTAATGACACCGTTAGGAACTTTAATTTCAAACACTTCTAATTTAACTGAAACCTTTGCCCACGGTATTAATGCTGTGGTTATTGGTATGTTTTTCCATATATCGACCACTATTCTATTTGAAAGTAGTGACGGACATAAATTTAACCTCAGTAAATTTGTGGCTATTATTTTAGGCGTTGGAATTGCTTATTTGATTTAG